A stretch of Paraburkholderia phenazinium DNA encodes these proteins:
- a CDS encoding NAD(P)/FAD-dependent oxidoreductase, with protein sequence MNEVVDHPASHNTQDTHAEPPSPIETDALIVGAGPVGLFQVFELGLLEIKAHVIDSLPVVGGQCVELYPDKPIYDIPAVPICTGQELADNLLKQIEPFGATFHLGQEVQIVERLEDRRFFVRTSKGTEFVTKTIFIAAGVGSFQPRTLKVAGIDKYHGRQLFYRVRDPELFRDKDIVICGGGDSALDWALNLVDVAQSVILVHRRDDFRAAPASVAKMRALCDDLRMQCLVGQVSGFEDNHEALHRIKVTGGDGVTRTLELDHLLVFFGLSPQLGPIAQWGLDIERKQVGVDTEKFETNVPGIFAVGDINTYPGKKKLILSGFHEAALAAFGAAPYIFPDKKIHMQYTTTSTKLHKVLGVESPVFD encoded by the coding sequence ATGAACGAAGTTGTTGACCACCCCGCCTCTCACAATACGCAGGACACCCATGCCGAACCGCCATCGCCCATCGAAACCGACGCATTGATCGTCGGTGCAGGGCCGGTCGGCCTCTTCCAGGTGTTCGAACTGGGGCTGCTTGAAATCAAGGCGCATGTCATCGATTCGCTGCCGGTAGTAGGCGGCCAGTGCGTCGAGCTGTACCCGGATAAACCGATTTACGACATTCCTGCGGTGCCGATCTGCACCGGTCAGGAGCTCGCCGATAATCTGTTGAAGCAGATCGAACCGTTCGGCGCAACGTTTCACCTCGGGCAGGAAGTGCAGATCGTCGAGCGTCTGGAAGACCGGCGCTTCTTCGTGCGCACCAGCAAAGGCACCGAGTTCGTGACTAAAACCATCTTTATTGCAGCGGGGGTGGGCTCGTTCCAGCCGCGCACGCTGAAAGTCGCGGGCATCGACAAATACCACGGGCGGCAACTGTTTTACCGCGTGCGCGATCCCGAACTGTTCCGCGACAAGGACATTGTGATCTGCGGCGGTGGCGATTCCGCGCTGGACTGGGCACTCAATCTCGTGGACGTCGCGCAAAGCGTGATCCTCGTGCACCGGCGCGATGACTTCCGTGCGGCGCCTGCATCAGTAGCAAAAATGCGCGCGCTCTGCGACGATCTTCGCATGCAATGTCTGGTCGGCCAGGTAAGCGGTTTCGAAGACAATCATGAAGCGCTTCATCGCATCAAGGTGACGGGCGGTGACGGCGTCACGCGCACGCTCGAACTCGATCATCTGCTGGTGTTCTTCGGACTCTCCCCGCAGCTTGGGCCGATCGCCCAGTGGGGACTGGATATTGAACGCAAACAGGTAGGCGTCGATACTGAGAAGTTCGAAACCAATGTGCCGGGCATCTTTGCGGTTGGAGATATCAACACCTACCCCGGCAAAAAGAAGCTGATTCTCTCGGGATTCCATGAAGCCGCGCTGGCAGCATTCGGTGCTGCGCCCTATATTTTCCCGGACAAGAAGATTCATATGCAGTACACAACAACCAGCACTAAACTGCACAAGGTGCTGGGTGTGGAGTCGCCGGTGTTCGATTAA
- the pcaC gene encoding 4-carboxymuconolactone decarboxylase — MNDDERYEAGMNVRRAVLGDAHVERSLANRTELTEEFQNFITRYAWGEIWTREGLPRHTRSLVTIALMVSLNRSEELALHLRAAKNNGVTRDEIKEVLLQTAIYCGVPAANSAFHLADKLFREEDGAKA, encoded by the coding sequence ATGAACGACGACGAACGTTACGAAGCCGGAATGAACGTGCGCCGAGCCGTGCTGGGCGACGCGCACGTAGAGCGGTCTTTGGCCAACCGCACCGAACTCACCGAGGAATTCCAGAACTTCATCACGCGTTATGCATGGGGCGAGATCTGGACGCGCGAAGGTTTGCCGCGTCATACCCGCAGCCTCGTGACGATCGCGCTGATGGTTTCGCTCAATCGCAGCGAAGAACTCGCTCTGCATCTGCGCGCCGCGAAGAACAACGGCGTGACCCGCGACGAGATCAAGGAAGTGCTGCTGCAGACCGCAATCTATTGCGGCGTGCCCGCGGCTAATTCGGCGTTTCATCTGGCCGACAAGCTGTTCCGCGAGGAAGACGGGGCAAAGGCTTAA
- a CDS encoding TetR family transcriptional regulator has protein sequence MSPTAARKTGATGIRAKQAQDTRAKILKAAIKVFAKQGYASGRVESISKAARSHDRMIYYYFGSKEQLFVEVLETIYSQFNEAESRLDLDLDNPVHGLQQMVEFVWQYYLDHPEFVTLLSSENLHQGKHSKKSSKLREISGYAISVVQKVLDAGKDKGVFRSSIAARDVYIMIASLGYFYNANQYTLGAFLGESLMDKAALAHWREVIKETVLRAVLVEVPAEVAGTESEKASV, from the coding sequence ATGAGTCCAACTGCCGCCCGCAAGACGGGCGCTACCGGCATCCGCGCGAAGCAGGCCCAGGATACGCGCGCAAAGATCCTGAAAGCAGCCATCAAGGTATTCGCGAAGCAAGGCTATGCAAGCGGCCGGGTCGAAAGCATTTCAAAAGCAGCGCGCTCGCACGACCGGATGATTTACTACTACTTCGGCAGCAAGGAGCAACTATTCGTCGAAGTGCTCGAGACGATCTACTCGCAGTTCAATGAAGCCGAAAGCCGGCTCGACCTGGATCTGGACAATCCCGTGCATGGCCTGCAACAGATGGTCGAATTTGTCTGGCAGTACTACCTCGATCACCCCGAGTTCGTCACGCTGCTGTCCAGCGAAAATCTGCATCAGGGTAAGCACTCGAAGAAATCGTCCAAGCTGCGTGAGATTTCCGGCTACGCGATTTCTGTGGTCCAGAAAGTGCTGGATGCGGGCAAGGACAAGGGTGTGTTTCGTAGCAGCATCGCAGCGCGCGATGTGTACATCATGATCGCGTCGTTAGGGTATTTTTATAACGCCAATCAGTACACGCTTGGCGCGTTTCTGGGCGAGTCGCTGATGGACAAGGCAGCACTCGCGCATTGGCGCGAGGTCATCAAGGAGACGGTACTGCGAGCGGTGTTGGTAGAAGTGCCGGCCGAGGTGGCCGGCACAGAGAGCGAAAAAGCTTCGGTATAG
- a CDS encoding amino acid synthesis family protein → MFEIRRVLTHVEDIFHEFGPPPAQPLRKGAIAAVMTNPFAGRYEPKIEHAMEALKPIGIDLAQRLLAAMAVPHAAIESYGKGAIVGAAGELEHGALWHVPGGYAMRELLEKNGVPTNAIVPSTKKVGAPSTALDVPMTHVNASYVRSHFDAIEVCVPGAPAADEVVYILVMSTGQRVHARVGGLAKEAIVGKDGLR, encoded by the coding sequence GTGTTCGAAATCCGCCGCGTGCTGACGCACGTCGAAGACATTTTTCACGAGTTCGGACCGCCGCCTGCGCAACCATTGCGCAAGGGCGCGATTGCCGCGGTGATGACGAATCCGTTTGCGGGCCGCTACGAGCCGAAGATCGAGCACGCCATGGAAGCGCTCAAGCCGATCGGCATCGACCTGGCCCAGCGTCTGCTTGCCGCGATGGCCGTCCCGCATGCGGCAATCGAGAGCTACGGCAAGGGAGCAATCGTCGGCGCGGCGGGTGAACTGGAACACGGTGCGCTATGGCACGTGCCGGGCGGCTACGCCATGCGTGAACTGCTGGAGAAGAACGGCGTGCCGACCAACGCGATCGTGCCGTCGACCAAGAAGGTCGGTGCACCCTCCACGGCGCTCGATGTACCGATGACTCATGTGAACGCGAGCTACGTGCGCAGTCATTTCGATGCGATCGAAGTCTGCGTGCCCGGAGCGCCGGCAGCGGACGAAGTGGTCTACATCCTCGTCATGAGCACGGGGCAGCGCGTGCATGCGCGGGTAGGCGGTCTCGCGAAAGAGGCGATTGTCGGCAAGGACGGCCTGCGCTAG
- a CDS encoding 6-hydroxynicotinate reductase: MTEHTKVDFGADRVDGETASTPGPTVLEKAAPRSERMAGNKIECNACPVLCQISEGRTGACDRYANADGRLIRVDPVVFMAPSLASGKPTDEAAVIEFGASAGVNGASPAVLQAQDQALFVTGVGASSTYPDYKPAPFIVSSKLDDVDMVTVVTEGIFSYCSFKVKIDTDRFLGPEQSNVRCQGEIVGHVTTAEYGSQMLSLGGVHHLTGGSKKEGRVTCEMMLELGNKQPVELTIDGGASLVIRAGAAPIVDGVEEQRMRVGCGSATIGIFAKQWFGHVDEVVVVDDHITGVLTEHQAGRCLGMTRSGLKIRGRKSTPGRYFQVANPGTGWGGTDISDPLAIVEGFDAAVARPGMRLLMVSTTGEHAQWYELDANLAPRVMEMPEAVRRTVERIGENCEPSLATVLFLGGAGGSLRAGATENPVLLTRAIKQRLVNVTCGGAPAYVWPGGGITVMVDVTRMPDRSFGTVPTPAIVAPIEFTMSYDVYRDLGGHLDAVRSLESVLAHGPDHVEGAPLGRRTLVRHPDNPWPLGTPPMLG, translated from the coding sequence ATGACCGAACATACGAAGGTCGATTTCGGTGCAGACCGTGTGGATGGCGAAACCGCTTCCACGCCCGGTCCCACCGTGCTCGAAAAAGCGGCGCCCCGCAGCGAGCGGATGGCGGGCAACAAGATCGAATGCAATGCGTGTCCCGTGCTGTGCCAGATCTCCGAAGGCCGCACCGGAGCTTGCGACCGCTATGCAAATGCGGACGGGCGGTTGATCCGCGTTGATCCGGTGGTGTTCATGGCGCCGTCGCTTGCGTCCGGCAAGCCCACGGACGAAGCAGCGGTGATCGAATTTGGTGCATCTGCCGGCGTGAACGGAGCTTCGCCGGCGGTACTCCAGGCTCAGGACCAGGCGCTGTTTGTAACTGGCGTAGGCGCGTCGTCTACCTATCCTGACTACAAGCCGGCGCCCTTCATCGTTTCTTCAAAGCTCGACGACGTGGACATGGTGACGGTCGTCACCGAGGGCATCTTCAGCTACTGCAGTTTCAAGGTAAAAATCGATACCGACCGCTTTCTCGGCCCTGAGCAATCGAATGTGCGTTGCCAGGGCGAGATCGTCGGCCACGTGACCACGGCCGAATACGGTTCGCAGATGCTGAGCCTCGGCGGCGTCCACCATCTGACCGGCGGCAGCAAGAAAGAGGGCCGCGTGACCTGCGAGATGATGCTCGAACTCGGCAACAAGCAGCCGGTGGAGCTGACCATCGACGGCGGCGCGAGTCTCGTGATTCGCGCCGGCGCGGCGCCGATCGTGGATGGCGTCGAAGAGCAGCGCATGCGTGTGGGTTGCGGCTCGGCCACCATCGGCATATTTGCCAAGCAGTGGTTCGGACATGTCGACGAAGTGGTGGTGGTCGACGATCACATTACCGGCGTGCTGACCGAGCATCAAGCGGGACGATGCCTCGGCATGACGCGTTCAGGTCTGAAGATTCGCGGCCGCAAATCGACACCGGGCCGTTATTTCCAGGTGGCGAACCCCGGCACGGGATGGGGCGGCACGGACATCTCGGACCCGCTTGCCATCGTTGAGGGCTTTGATGCCGCTGTAGCGCGGCCCGGTATGCGTTTGTTGATGGTGTCCACCACGGGCGAACATGCGCAGTGGTACGAACTGGATGCGAATCTGGCGCCGCGAGTGATGGAGATGCCCGAAGCGGTTCGTCGGACCGTGGAGCGGATTGGTGAAAACTGCGAGCCATCGCTGGCTACGGTGCTTTTCCTGGGCGGCGCGGGCGGCAGCCTGCGCGCCGGCGCTACTGAGAATCCCGTCCTGCTGACCCGTGCGATCAAACAGCGTCTGGTGAACGTGACCTGCGGCGGGGCGCCTGCGTACGTATGGCCTGGTGGTGGTATCACCGTCATGGTAGACGTGACGCGCATGCCGGACCGTTCGTTCGGTACGGTGCCCACACCCGCTATCGTGGCGCCGATCGAATTCACCATGAGCTATGACGTTTACCGCGATCTCGGCGGCCACCTCGATGCCGTTCGTTCGCTGGAAAGCGTGCTCGCTCACGGACCAGATCATGTGGAAGGAGCGCCGCTCGGGCGCCGTACCCTCGTGCGTCACCCTGACAACCCTTGGCCGCTCGGCACACCACCGATGCTCGGATGA
- a CDS encoding ABC transporter ATP-binding protein: protein MSLLRVSGLSKSFGGLKAVDDVSFDLEAGQLLALLGPNGAGKSTCFNMVNGQLRPSSGSIRLDDHELVGMRPRDIWRLGVGRTFQIAATFNSMTVLENVQMALVSRERKLFGLWKAAGSWYADEAFGLLEQVGMAADAHRACGVLAYGDVKRVELAIAMANRPKLLLMDEPTAGMAPKERNDLMALTKRLVTEHKIGVLFTEHSMDVVFAYADRMIVLARGKLIAEGSAETIRNDARVQEVYFGTGKTFQAHAALDDHHDDQSGRQGALQ from the coding sequence ATGAGCCTCCTGCGCGTCTCGGGCTTGTCTAAATCATTCGGTGGCCTTAAAGCGGTCGACGATGTCTCCTTCGATCTCGAAGCCGGTCAACTGCTCGCGCTGCTCGGCCCGAATGGCGCTGGAAAATCGACGTGCTTCAATATGGTCAACGGGCAACTGCGGCCGTCGTCGGGTTCGATCCGCCTCGACGATCACGAACTCGTCGGCATGCGGCCACGCGATATCTGGCGACTCGGCGTGGGCCGCACGTTCCAGATTGCCGCAACCTTCAACTCGATGACCGTGCTCGAAAACGTGCAGATGGCATTGGTGTCTCGCGAACGCAAACTGTTTGGCCTGTGGAAGGCCGCCGGATCGTGGTATGCGGATGAAGCATTCGGCCTGCTCGAGCAGGTAGGCATGGCCGCCGACGCGCATCGCGCCTGCGGTGTGCTGGCCTATGGCGACGTCAAACGCGTCGAACTTGCTATCGCCATGGCGAACCGCCCGAAGCTTCTCCTGATGGACGAGCCGACCGCCGGCATGGCGCCCAAGGAGCGCAACGATCTGATGGCGCTGACCAAGCGCCTGGTCACGGAGCACAAGATCGGCGTGCTGTTCACCGAACACAGCATGGACGTCGTGTTTGCCTACGCTGACCGCATGATCGTGCTCGCGCGCGGCAAGCTGATTGCCGAAGGCAGCGCAGAGACGATCCGCAACGACGCTCGCGTGCAGGAAGTCTATTTCGGCACTGGCAAGACCTTCCAGGCGCATGCGGCGCTGGACGACCATCACGACGACCAAAGCGGTCGCCAAGGGGCCTTGCAATGA
- a CDS encoding ABC transporter ATP-binding protein: MSEPMLKVSGLNAFYGRAHILFDVGLEVGRGEVVALMGRNGAGKSTTMKAVMGLLPRRQGEVRFRGTDIGSLPPYRISRMGMGFVPEDRRVFSDLTVLENLDTGRQPPREGAPRWTPEKLFRLFPNLGEMPRRPGGQMSGGEQQMLTVSRTLMGNPYLVLLDEPSEGVAPVIVEQMANMILELKREGLSILLSEQNLHFAELVSDRAYVLEKGQIRFSGTIGELAKNETVRRAYLSV; the protein is encoded by the coding sequence ATGAGCGAGCCGATGCTGAAAGTCTCCGGCCTCAACGCGTTCTACGGTCGCGCACACATCCTGTTCGACGTTGGCCTCGAAGTCGGGCGCGGCGAGGTAGTGGCGCTGATGGGTCGCAACGGTGCGGGGAAATCGACCACGATGAAGGCGGTGATGGGGCTGTTGCCGCGTCGCCAGGGCGAAGTGCGTTTCCGCGGCACGGACATTGGATCGCTACCGCCGTATCGGATTTCCCGCATGGGAATGGGCTTCGTACCCGAGGACCGTCGCGTGTTCTCCGATCTCACGGTGCTGGAAAACCTCGACACAGGTCGGCAACCGCCGCGCGAAGGCGCGCCGCGGTGGACCCCGGAAAAGCTGTTTCGCCTGTTCCCCAATCTCGGCGAGATGCCAAGACGTCCCGGCGGGCAGATGAGCGGCGGCGAGCAGCAGATGCTGACCGTCTCGCGCACGCTGATGGGCAATCCGTATCTGGTGCTGCTCGACGAACCGTCGGAGGGCGTGGCGCCCGTGATCGTCGAACAGATGGCGAACATGATTCTCGAACTCAAGCGCGAAGGGCTGTCGATTCTGTTGTCCGAACAGAACCTGCACTTCGCCGAGCTGGTCAGCGACCGCGCGTATGTCCTTGAAAAAGGGCAGATCCGCTTTAGCGGCACGATCGGCGAACTCGCGAAGAACGAAACAGTCAGGCGCGCTTACTTGAGCGTCTGA
- the fdxA gene encoding ferredoxin FdxA — translation MTHVVTEACIRCRYTDCVDVCPVDCFHAGPNMLVIDPDECIDCAVCVAECPVNAIYAEEDLPAAQQTFTALNAELTGVFPVLSKREDPLPDADVWKDVTDKLHLLER, via the coding sequence GTGACACATGTCGTGACAGAAGCCTGCATCCGCTGCCGTTATACCGACTGCGTAGACGTCTGCCCGGTGGACTGCTTCCACGCCGGACCGAACATGCTGGTGATCGATCCGGACGAATGCATCGACTGCGCGGTCTGCGTAGCCGAGTGTCCCGTCAATGCAATTTACGCCGAAGAAGACCTGCCTGCAGCACAGCAGACGTTCACCGCGCTGAACGCCGAGTTGACCGGCGTGTTCCCGGTGCTAAGCAAGCGTGAAGACCCGTTGCCCGACGCCGATGTATGGAAAGACGTCACGGACAAATTGCATCTGCTCGAGCGCTGA
- a CDS encoding UPF0280 family protein: MTATRAPLDATRWHLHHGPIDLIIGADGDAAAVQAAHEACWARFTTILDELVAELPKLRQPVPQDASSAPCEGAVARRMWDACYPHRARYITPMAAVAGSVADELIAAFARPGVSRAFINNGGDIALYLGEGQHYRIGVFTDLAEFEGASLANGPDAGLNEGLKLDANLTLDAASPVRGIATSGWRGRSFSLGIADSVTVLARSAAAADAAATMIANAVDLKHADIVRQPASSLKDDSDLGDLLVTVDVPPLPQPLVDFALACGAQEARRLHEQGLIEGAALFLQRRVSVVGMTSLHAPLTAGSGLRVTHNTQYPTEAPCSKSAAC; the protein is encoded by the coding sequence ATGACCGCAACCCGCGCGCCCCTCGACGCCACACGCTGGCACCTGCATCACGGCCCGATCGATCTGATCATCGGCGCCGATGGTGACGCCGCGGCGGTGCAGGCTGCGCATGAAGCGTGCTGGGCGCGCTTCACGACGATCCTCGACGAACTGGTGGCCGAGTTGCCGAAGTTACGCCAGCCCGTGCCGCAGGATGCGTCGAGCGCGCCATGCGAAGGCGCGGTCGCACGCCGCATGTGGGACGCCTGTTATCCGCACCGGGCCCGCTACATCACGCCGATGGCTGCAGTCGCGGGCAGCGTGGCCGATGAACTGATCGCGGCATTCGCGCGGCCCGGCGTATCGCGGGCGTTCATCAACAACGGTGGCGATATTGCGTTGTATCTTGGCGAGGGCCAACATTACCGGATCGGCGTGTTCACCGATCTGGCTGAATTTGAAGGCGCGAGCCTGGCCAATGGTCCCGATGCCGGCTTGAATGAAGGCCTCAAGCTCGACGCCAACCTGACGCTCGACGCTGCGTCGCCGGTGCGCGGTATTGCAACGAGCGGCTGGCGTGGCCGCAGTTTCAGCCTCGGCATCGCGGATAGCGTGACCGTGCTGGCTCGCAGCGCAGCCGCCGCTGACGCCGCTGCAACGATGATCGCCAACGCGGTCGATCTGAAGCACGCGGATATCGTGCGCCAGCCGGCTTCGTCGCTGAAAGACGATAGCGACCTCGGCGACTTGCTGGTCACCGTCGACGTGCCGCCGTTGCCGCAACCGCTGGTCGATTTCGCGCTCGCCTGCGGTGCGCAGGAAGCGAGACGTCTGCACGAGCAAGGTTTGATCGAAGGCGCCGCGCTGTTTTTGCAGCGGCGTGTGAGTGTCGTCGGCATGACGAGTTTGCATGCGCCGCTGACCGCTGGCAGCGGCTTGCGCGTGACCCATAACACCCAATATCCAACGGAGGCTCCGTGTTCGAAATCCGCCGCGTGCTGA
- a CDS encoding amino acid synthesis family protein, producing MAIKLRKLVVQVDETRIEMGQTIDPPTRRAVAIAVIENPYAGRFEPKLDALIEAGEELGALLGKKCVEALGIEPGEAQSYGKAAIVGEAGELEHAAAILHPKLGAPLRVAVEKGAALVPSAKKMGTLGTAIDVPLGHKDAAFVRSHFDAIEARVADAPRANEIVVAVAVTASGRPLPRIGGLQASEIKGEDGLR from the coding sequence ATGGCAATCAAGCTTCGCAAGCTGGTAGTTCAGGTAGATGAAACACGCATTGAAATGGGCCAGACGATCGATCCGCCGACGCGTCGCGCGGTGGCCATCGCCGTGATCGAAAACCCCTACGCGGGCCGTTTCGAACCTAAACTCGATGCACTGATCGAGGCGGGTGAAGAACTCGGCGCGCTGCTCGGCAAGAAGTGCGTCGAAGCGCTGGGCATCGAACCAGGCGAGGCGCAAAGTTACGGTAAGGCGGCGATTGTCGGAGAGGCGGGCGAGTTGGAGCACGCTGCGGCGATCCTGCATCCAAAGCTTGGTGCGCCGCTGCGCGTTGCAGTGGAGAAGGGGGCGGCACTGGTGCCGTCGGCGAAGAAAATGGGCACGCTGGGTACTGCCATCGACGTACCGCTTGGCCATAAAGACGCCGCCTTCGTGCGCAGCCATTTCGACGCCATCGAAGCACGCGTTGCCGATGCGCCGCGCGCCAACGAAATCGTCGTGGCGGTTGCGGTGACGGCCTCGGGCCGGCCGCTGCCGCGCATCGGTGGATTGCAGGCGAGCGAAATCAAGGGCGAAGACGGTTTGCGTTGA
- a CDS encoding ABC transporter permease: MLSNLLVQLVNGLADASTLFLVAAGLSLIFGVTRIVNFAHGSFYMFGIYVAYTFASRFGHTVGGYWFSVLAAALVVAVLGALVEMIVLRRIYQAPELFHLLATFALVLIFRDAALWLWGPEDLFGPRSPHLGGAINLLGHPLPTYDIALIIIGPLVLLLLWYALTRTRWGTLVRAATQDREMLGALGINQAWLFTGVFFVGAFLAGLGGALQGPRMSANLSLDLETIGNAFVVVVVGGMGSIPGAFVAALLIAEIKALCIGIGHVSIGGIDFSLSRFTLVAEFVVMAVVLVVRPWGLFGRATAAVRGMAAPEAPLRPAGKRLKRLAVAVLAVLVLAPLAAKAFPYMPILLVEIMIAVLFATSLHFIMGPGGMHSFGHAAYFGLGAYGAALFLKVLNLPMEAALLLGPLLALAGALVFGWFCVRLSGVYLAMLTLAFAQIVWSVVFQWDDVTGGSNGVLGLWPSNWLSSPVAYYYLTLVCVVICVWLLRRMLFSPLGYAMRASRDSGLRAEAIGIDVKRVQWASFVIASVFCGLAGSLYAFSKGTISPEVISVSRSVDGLVMVLLGGLQTLAGPIVGAAVFTWLQDTVARQTDYWQALLGFAILLLVIAFPQGIVGFVRERFGDDDTGTKNGHAGGSADAERAAAGPASTPPSQATAMKEGL; encoded by the coding sequence ATGCTTTCGAATCTGCTGGTACAACTGGTCAACGGACTCGCCGATGCGTCGACGCTGTTTCTCGTCGCCGCGGGCCTGTCGCTGATCTTCGGCGTGACGCGCATCGTCAACTTCGCGCACGGCTCGTTCTATATGTTCGGCATTTATGTCGCGTATACCTTTGCGAGCCGCTTCGGCCACACCGTAGGCGGCTACTGGTTTTCGGTGCTGGCGGCAGCGCTGGTTGTTGCGGTGCTGGGTGCGCTGGTCGAAATGATCGTACTGCGGCGCATCTACCAGGCGCCGGAGCTGTTCCATTTGCTGGCGACCTTCGCGCTGGTGCTGATCTTCCGTGACGCCGCGTTATGGCTGTGGGGTCCGGAAGATCTGTTCGGGCCACGTTCGCCGCATCTGGGAGGTGCCATCAATCTGCTCGGCCACCCACTGCCTACCTACGATATCGCGTTGATCATCATCGGCCCGCTCGTATTGCTGTTGCTCTGGTATGCGCTTACGCGCACGCGCTGGGGCACGCTGGTGCGCGCGGCGACACAGGATCGTGAAATGCTCGGCGCGCTGGGTATCAATCAGGCCTGGCTGTTTACCGGGGTGTTCTTCGTTGGCGCATTTTTAGCAGGCCTCGGCGGCGCGTTGCAAGGGCCGCGCATGTCGGCGAATCTGTCGCTTGACCTCGAGACGATCGGCAATGCATTTGTGGTCGTGGTGGTGGGCGGTATGGGATCCATTCCCGGTGCGTTCGTCGCTGCCTTGCTGATTGCGGAGATCAAGGCGCTGTGTATTGGCATCGGACACGTGTCGATTGGCGGGATCGACTTTTCGCTAAGCCGCTTCACACTGGTTGCGGAATTCGTCGTGATGGCCGTCGTGCTCGTTGTGCGGCCTTGGGGTCTGTTTGGCCGCGCAACTGCCGCGGTGCGCGGCATGGCTGCGCCGGAAGCGCCGCTGCGGCCCGCGGGCAAACGTCTGAAGCGGCTGGCGGTAGCGGTGCTTGCCGTGCTGGTGCTCGCGCCGCTTGCGGCCAAGGCGTTCCCGTATATGCCCATCCTGCTGGTCGAGATCATGATTGCGGTGTTGTTTGCCACTAGCCTGCACTTCATCATGGGACCGGGAGGCATGCACTCGTTCGGGCACGCTGCGTATTTTGGCCTCGGCGCTTATGGGGCTGCATTGTTCCTCAAGGTGCTCAACTTGCCGATGGAAGCAGCGCTCCTGCTTGGGCCATTGCTCGCTCTCGCCGGAGCGCTGGTGTTCGGCTGGTTCTGCGTGCGACTGTCTGGCGTGTACCTCGCCATGCTGACGCTGGCGTTTGCGCAGATCGTGTGGTCAGTCGTGTTTCAGTGGGACGATGTGACGGGTGGCAGCAACGGCGTGCTCGGATTGTGGCCGTCGAACTGGTTGTCCTCGCCGGTTGCGTATTACTACCTGACGCTAGTGTGCGTCGTGATCTGCGTCTGGTTGCTGCGGCGCATGCTGTTCTCACCGCTTGGCTATGCCATGCGAGCTTCGCGCGATTCCGGCTTGCGCGCCGAGGCAATCGGCATTGACGTCAAGCGGGTGCAATGGGCGTCGTTTGTGATTGCATCGGTGTTTTGTGGTCTCGCGGGCTCCCTGTACGCGTTTTCGAAGGGCACGATTTCGCCTGAAGTGATTAGCGTGAGCCGTTCCGTCGACGGACTCGTCATGGTGCTGCTAGGCGGTCTGCAGACCCTCGCCGGGCCGATCGTCGGTGCGGCGGTGTTTACCTGGCTGCAGGATACGGTGGCGCGGCAGACCGACTACTGGCAAGCACTCCTTGGCTTTGCCATCCTGCTGCTGGTGATCGCTTTCCCGCAAGGCATCGTAGGTTTCGTCCGTGAACGCTTCGGCGACGACGATACTGGTACGAAGAATGGTCACGCAGGTGGATCGGCCGACGCGGAGCGGGCTGCCGCCGGGCCAGCATCAACCCCGCCATCGCAGGCCACTGCGATGAAGGAGGGTCTATGA